A DNA window from Tachysurus fulvidraco isolate hzauxx_2018 chromosome 4, HZAU_PFXX_2.0, whole genome shotgun sequence contains the following coding sequences:
- the rps24 gene encoding 40S ribosomal protein S24 isoform X4, whose translation MTNRLLQRKQMVLDVLHPGKATVPKTEIREKLAKMYKTTPDVVFVFGFKTQFGGGKTTGFAMVYDSLDYAKKNEPKYRLTRHGLYEKKKTSRKQRKERKNRMKKVRGTKKASVGAAGKK comes from the exons ATGACAAACCGCTTGCTTCAGAGGAAGCAAATG GTTTTGGATGTCCTGCACCCTGGAAAAGCAACAGTCCCCAAGACTGAAATCAGGGAGAAGCTTGCCAAAATGTACAAGACCACACCTGACGTAGTGTTCGTCTTCGGTTTCAAGACTCAATTCGGTGGTGGCAAGACAACAGGTTTTGCCATGGTCTATGATTCACTAGACTATGCCAAGAAGAATGAGCCCAAATACAGACTGACCAGA CATGGTCTTTATGAGAAGAAAAAGACCTCCAGAAAACAGCGcaaggaaagaaagaacaggATGAAGAAAGTACGGGGCACCAAGAAAGCCTCCGTTGGTGCTGCTGGCAAGAAG TGA
- the rps24 gene encoding 40S ribosomal protein S24 isoform X2: MNDSVTLRTRKFMTNRLLQRKQMVLDVLHPGKATVPKTEIREKLAKMYKTTPDVVFVFGFKTQFGGGKTTGFAMVYDSLDYAKKNEPKYRLTRHGLYEKKKTSRKQRKERKNRMKKVRGTKKASVGAAGKK, from the exons ATG aaCGACAGTGTCACACTCAGGACTCGGAAGTTCATGACAAACCGCTTGCTTCAGAGGAAGCAAATG GTTTTGGATGTCCTGCACCCTGGAAAAGCAACAGTCCCCAAGACTGAAATCAGGGAGAAGCTTGCCAAAATGTACAAGACCACACCTGACGTAGTGTTCGTCTTCGGTTTCAAGACTCAATTCGGTGGTGGCAAGACAACAGGTTTTGCCATGGTCTATGATTCACTAGACTATGCCAAGAAGAATGAGCCCAAATACAGACTGACCAGA CATGGTCTTTATGAGAAGAAAAAGACCTCCAGAAAACAGCGcaaggaaagaaagaacaggATGAAGAAAGTACGGGGCACCAAGAAAGCCTCCGTTGGTGCTGCTGGCAAGAAG TGA
- the rps24 gene encoding 40S ribosomal protein S24 isoform X1, giving the protein MNDSVTLRTRKFMTNRLLQRKQMVLDVLHPGKATVPKTEIREKLAKMYKTTPDVVFVFGFKTQFGGGKTTGFAMVYDSLDYAKKNEPKYRLTRHGLYEKKKTSRKQRKERKNRMKKVRGTKKASVGAAGKKK; this is encoded by the exons ATG aaCGACAGTGTCACACTCAGGACTCGGAAGTTCATGACAAACCGCTTGCTTCAGAGGAAGCAAATG GTTTTGGATGTCCTGCACCCTGGAAAAGCAACAGTCCCCAAGACTGAAATCAGGGAGAAGCTTGCCAAAATGTACAAGACCACACCTGACGTAGTGTTCGTCTTCGGTTTCAAGACTCAATTCGGTGGTGGCAAGACAACAGGTTTTGCCATGGTCTATGATTCACTAGACTATGCCAAGAAGAATGAGCCCAAATACAGACTGACCAGA CATGGTCTTTATGAGAAGAAAAAGACCTCCAGAAAACAGCGcaaggaaagaaagaacaggATGAAGAAAGTACGGGGCACCAAGAAAGCCTCCGTTGGTGCTGCTGGCAAGAAG AAATGA
- the rps24 gene encoding 40S ribosomal protein S24 isoform X3, with amino-acid sequence MTNRLLQRKQMVLDVLHPGKATVPKTEIREKLAKMYKTTPDVVFVFGFKTQFGGGKTTGFAMVYDSLDYAKKNEPKYRLTRHGLYEKKKTSRKQRKERKNRMKKVRGTKKASVGAAGKKK; translated from the exons ATGACAAACCGCTTGCTTCAGAGGAAGCAAATG GTTTTGGATGTCCTGCACCCTGGAAAAGCAACAGTCCCCAAGACTGAAATCAGGGAGAAGCTTGCCAAAATGTACAAGACCACACCTGACGTAGTGTTCGTCTTCGGTTTCAAGACTCAATTCGGTGGTGGCAAGACAACAGGTTTTGCCATGGTCTATGATTCACTAGACTATGCCAAGAAGAATGAGCCCAAATACAGACTGACCAGA CATGGTCTTTATGAGAAGAAAAAGACCTCCAGAAAACAGCGcaaggaaagaaagaacaggATGAAGAAAGTACGGGGCACCAAGAAAGCCTCCGTTGGTGCTGCTGGCAAGAAG AAATGA